A section of the Dermacoccus nishinomiyaensis genome encodes:
- the glmM gene encoding phosphoglucosamine mutase, which produces MGRMFGTDGVRGVANQDVTAELALGLSVAAARVLVEAGEVSADHERPVAVVGRDPRASGEFLGAATVAGLASAGVDVYDAGVLPTPAIAYLTATMNADLGAMLSASHNAMPDNGIKFFSRGGHKLPDALEDAIEAHLHEEYERPTGASVGRVHPYAEGGEKYIGHLLGALPHRLEGLKIVVDCAHGAASVVGPEVFRRAGADVVVIGATPDGLNINDGYGSTHLEKLQEAVVANGADFGVAFDGDADRCLAVDGTGEVVDGDQIMAILALDLKERGVLAEDTLVATVMSNLGMIKAMEREGIAVKQTGVGDRYVLEEMRRGSYSLGGEQSGHVIALDHGTTGDGVLTGLLLAARVASSGRSLAQLGAVMQRMPQKLINVKGVDKSAVDSHDGVQAAVRAAESDLAGAGRVLLRKSGTEPVVRVMVEADTAERAQAVATHLADVVKRELSID; this is translated from the coding sequence ATGGGCCGCATGTTCGGCACTGACGGTGTGCGTGGCGTCGCCAACCAGGACGTCACGGCAGAGCTCGCACTCGGGCTGTCCGTCGCAGCAGCACGGGTACTCGTCGAGGCCGGGGAGGTCTCGGCCGATCACGAGCGTCCTGTCGCCGTCGTCGGACGCGACCCGCGCGCGTCGGGGGAGTTCCTCGGTGCGGCCACCGTCGCCGGGCTCGCGAGCGCGGGCGTCGACGTCTACGACGCGGGCGTGCTGCCGACGCCGGCCATCGCCTACCTGACGGCGACGATGAACGCCGACCTCGGCGCGATGCTGTCGGCCTCGCACAACGCTATGCCAGACAACGGCATCAAGTTCTTCAGCCGCGGCGGCCACAAGCTGCCCGACGCGCTCGAGGACGCGATCGAGGCGCACCTGCACGAGGAGTACGAGCGTCCGACGGGTGCGTCGGTCGGTCGTGTGCATCCCTACGCCGAGGGCGGTGAGAAGTACATCGGTCACCTGCTCGGCGCGCTTCCGCACCGCCTCGAGGGCCTCAAGATCGTCGTCGACTGCGCGCACGGCGCGGCCTCCGTCGTCGGGCCCGAGGTGTTCCGCCGCGCGGGCGCGGACGTCGTCGTCATCGGTGCGACGCCGGACGGGCTCAACATCAACGACGGCTACGGCTCGACGCACCTGGAGAAGCTGCAGGAAGCGGTCGTCGCGAATGGAGCCGACTTCGGTGTGGCCTTCGACGGTGACGCGGACCGCTGCCTCGCCGTCGACGGAACGGGTGAGGTGGTCGACGGTGACCAAATCATGGCGATCCTCGCGCTCGACCTCAAGGAGCGCGGCGTGCTCGCCGAGGACACGCTCGTCGCGACGGTCATGAGCAACCTCGGCATGATCAAGGCGATGGAGCGCGAGGGCATCGCCGTCAAGCAGACCGGTGTCGGCGACCGCTACGTGCTCGAGGAGATGCGCCGCGGGTCGTACTCGCTCGGGGGCGAGCAGTCGGGGCACGTCATCGCACTCGACCACGGCACGACCGGTGACGGCGTGCTCACGGGCCTGCTCCTTGCTGCCCGCGTGGCCTCGAGTGGGCGCTCGCTCGCCCAGCTCGGCGCCGTCATGCAGCGGATGCCGCAGAAGCTCATCAACGTCAAGGGGGTCGACAAGTCGGCCGTCGATTCGCACGACGGCGTGCAGGCCGCTGTGCGCGCCGCCGAGAGCGACCTCGCCGGCGCCGGGCGCGTGCTGCTGCGCAAGTCGGGCACCGAACCGGTCGTGCGCGTCATGGTCGAGGCCGACACCGCCGAACGCGCGCAGGCCGTCGCGACGCACCTCGCCGACGTCGTCAAGCGCGAGCTGTCGATCGACTGA
- the rplM gene encoding 50S ribosomal protein L13, protein MRTFTPNQESAQADRTWHVIDATDVVLGRLASQTASLLRGKHKPTFAPHIDTGDFVIIINADKVALTGAKLEKKKAYRHSGFPGGLTSTSYTELMAKDPEKAVEKAVRGMLPKTKLGRAQIAKLKVYRGAEHPHAAQQPKPFEITQVAQ, encoded by the coding sequence GTGCGTACGTTCACCCCCAACCAGGAGTCGGCTCAGGCTGACCGCACCTGGCACGTCATCGACGCCACCGACGTCGTTCTGGGTCGCCTCGCGTCCCAGACTGCATCGCTGCTGCGTGGCAAGCACAAGCCCACGTTTGCGCCGCACATCGACACCGGTGACTTCGTCATCATCATCAACGCCGACAAGGTCGCCCTCACCGGCGCCAAGCTCGAGAAGAAGAAGGCCTACCGTCACTCGGGCTTCCCCGGCGGTCTGACCTCGACCTCCTACACGGAGCTCATGGCGAAGGACCCGGAGAAGGCCGTCGAGAAGGCCGTCCGAGGCATGCTGCCCAAGACGAAGCTGGGCCGCGCCCAGATCGCCAAGCTCAAGGTGTACCGCGGTGCCGAGCACCCGCACGCCGCGCAGCAGCCCAAGCCGTTCGAGATCACCCAGGTCGCGCAGTAA
- the rpsI gene encoding 30S ribosomal protein S9: MADQNVELDVLETDEPQLTEYTSESTGPVGENGEVRRPSASAPGAATGRRKQAIARVRIVPGTGEWKINGRTLEEYFPNKVHQQIVNEPLTVLELDGAYDVLVRVHGGGPSGQAGAVRLGVARSLNGVDEELNRPILKKAGFLTRDARVPERKKAGLKKARKASQFSKR, encoded by the coding sequence GTGGCAGACCAGAACGTTGAGCTCGACGTCCTCGAGACGGACGAGCCGCAGCTGACCGAATACACGAGCGAGTCGACCGGCCCCGTCGGCGAGAACGGCGAGGTTCGTCGCCCGTCCGCTTCCGCGCCCGGCGCCGCGACCGGCCGCCGCAAGCAGGCCATCGCCCGCGTCCGCATCGTCCCCGGTACGGGCGAGTGGAAGATCAACGGCCGCACCCTCGAGGAGTACTTCCCGAACAAGGTGCACCAGCAGATCGTCAACGAGCCCCTCACGGTGCTCGAGCTGGACGGTGCGTACGACGTCCTCGTGCGCGTGCACGGCGGTGGCCCCTCGGGCCAGGCCGGTGCCGTTCGCCTCGGCGTCGCCCGTTCGCTGAACGGCGTCGACGAAGAGCTGAACCGTCCGATCCTCAAGAAGGCCGGCTTCCTCACGCGTGACGCACGCGTTCCGGAGCGCAAGAAGGCCGGCCTCAAGAAGGCCCGCAAGGCGTCGCAGTTCAGCAAGCGCTGA
- a CDS encoding aminotransferase class I/II-fold pyridoxal phosphate-dependent enzyme — MSLPAAQPSRRSDVEPFHVMEVLAAAAERQRTHGDVISLCAGQPSTGAPRAAREAAAAAIEADALGYTETVGIRPLREAIAAYHRDLGVDDVSADDVIVTTGSSGAFTLLFLAAFDGGDEVWMTRPGYPAYRNTLRALGMSAVELACGAEVRYQPTVAMLEAERVARGAAPKGLVVASPANPTGTIIDADELAAIARWCDAHGVLLVSDEIYHGISFGRATSSAWQTSRQGAVIGSVSKFFSMTGWRVGWMLVPAHLRRRVAILASNLTICPPAVSQHAALAALGEAARGELEGHVETYRRNRELVQRRLPEIGVTTYAPPDGAFYAWCDVTHLTDDSVRWCADVLAATGVAITPGIDFDPVDGHRFMRMSLAVASDELDEAFDRMVRFVGSSS, encoded by the coding sequence ATGAGCCTGCCAGCCGCCCAGCCGAGTCGACGCAGCGACGTCGAGCCGTTCCACGTCATGGAGGTGCTCGCCGCGGCAGCGGAACGTCAGCGTACGCACGGCGACGTCATCAGCCTGTGCGCCGGCCAGCCCTCGACGGGCGCGCCGCGCGCAGCCCGGGAGGCGGCTGCCGCGGCGATCGAGGCCGATGCGCTCGGGTACACCGAGACGGTCGGCATCCGGCCGCTGCGTGAGGCGATCGCCGCGTATCACCGCGACCTCGGCGTCGACGACGTGAGTGCTGACGACGTCATCGTCACGACCGGGTCGTCGGGCGCGTTCACGCTGCTGTTCCTCGCTGCGTTCGACGGCGGCGACGAGGTGTGGATGACCCGCCCGGGCTACCCCGCCTACCGCAACACGCTGCGGGCGCTGGGGATGTCCGCCGTGGAGCTCGCGTGCGGCGCCGAGGTGCGCTACCAACCCACCGTCGCGATGCTCGAGGCGGAACGTGTCGCGCGCGGCGCCGCGCCGAAGGGGCTCGTCGTCGCGAGCCCCGCCAACCCGACGGGCACGATCATCGACGCGGACGAACTCGCAGCCATCGCGCGCTGGTGCGACGCGCACGGCGTGCTGCTCGTCAGCGACGAGATCTACCACGGCATCTCGTTCGGGCGCGCGACGTCGAGCGCGTGGCAGACGTCGCGCCAGGGCGCCGTCATCGGTTCGGTGTCGAAGTTCTTCTCCATGACGGGTTGGCGCGTCGGGTGGATGCTCGTGCCCGCGCACCTGCGCCGACGCGTCGCCATTCTCGCCTCGAATCTCACGATCTGCCCGCCGGCCGTGTCACAGCATGCGGCGCTCGCGGCCCTCGGCGAGGCGGCACGCGGTGAGCTGGAGGGGCACGTCGAGACGTACCGGCGCAATCGTGAGTTGGTGCAGCGGCGCCTTCCCGAGATCGGGGTGACGACCTACGCGCCACCGGACGGCGCGTTCTACGCCTGGTGCGACGTCACGCACCTCACCGACGACTCCGTGCGCTGGTGCGCCGACGTGCTCGCCGCGACGGGCGTCGCCATCACCCCCGGGATCGACTTCGACCCCGTCGACGGGCACCGGTTCATGCGGATGAGCCTCGCTGTCGCGAGCGATGAGCTCGACGAGGCGTTCGACCGGATGGTGAGGTTCGTCGGTAGCTCGTCATGA